Proteins encoded by one window of Litoribacterium kuwaitense:
- the lysA gene encoding diaminopimelate decarboxylase, with the protein MEQFQHTNERGHLLIGGMDAIDLAEEYQTPLIAYDVNEIRAQAARMHKAFQKRDLSYQIAYASKAFSCVAMVQLAMEEKLSLDVVSAGELYTALKAGYPAENIHFHGNNKSHEELTMAVDAGIGCVVVDNFYELTLLDGICEEKKRAVSVLLRVTPGIEAHTHEYILTGQEDSKFGFDIMSGQADKALEFTLHSEHLNWLGVHSHIGSQIFEPDGFFLATDKVVGLLSRWKDIYGKNPAVLNIGGGFGIRYTNEDTPLEVDQLLGNVLDHLLDRVNAAQMEIPEIWIEPGRALVGEAATTLYTIGSRKDIPGVRSYVSVDGGMSDNLRPALYQAKYEACLAKRPTAPAEEVVSIAGKCCETGDMLIWDASLPKSEAGDVLAVPSTGAYGYAMANHYNRIPRPAVVFVEGEEAKVVIRRETLDDLIRLDEPWTSEQKHSAISNKKEIKSI; encoded by the coding sequence ATGGAGCAATTTCAACATACGAATGAACGTGGACATTTATTGATTGGTGGCATGGATGCCATCGATTTGGCTGAAGAGTACCAAACGCCTTTGATCGCTTATGACGTTAATGAAATTCGTGCACAAGCCGCGCGCATGCATAAAGCTTTCCAAAAGCGAGACCTGTCCTATCAAATCGCCTATGCAAGCAAAGCTTTTTCATGCGTAGCGATGGTACAGCTCGCCATGGAAGAAAAGTTAAGCTTGGACGTCGTGTCAGCAGGAGAACTCTACACGGCGTTAAAAGCTGGCTATCCTGCGGAAAACATTCATTTTCACGGGAATAATAAAAGTCACGAAGAGTTGACGATGGCGGTTGATGCGGGCATTGGCTGTGTCGTCGTAGACAATTTTTACGAGCTCACGCTTCTTGACGGCATCTGTGAAGAAAAAAAGCGAGCAGTGTCTGTTCTTCTCCGTGTTACGCCTGGAATTGAAGCACACACGCATGAGTATATTTTGACCGGGCAAGAAGATTCAAAGTTTGGCTTCGATATTATGAGTGGTCAAGCCGACAAAGCCTTGGAATTTACGCTACATTCAGAGCACTTAAACTGGCTTGGGGTTCACTCGCATATCGGCTCACAAATTTTTGAGCCCGATGGCTTTTTCCTCGCAACGGACAAAGTCGTCGGACTTTTAAGTCGCTGGAAGGACATCTACGGTAAGAATCCAGCGGTGTTAAACATTGGCGGTGGTTTTGGAATACGTTACACGAATGAAGATACACCACTTGAGGTCGATCAGCTGCTTGGCAATGTGCTGGATCATTTACTCGACCGTGTCAACGCTGCGCAAATGGAAATACCGGAAATATGGATTGAGCCCGGGCGTGCGCTTGTCGGTGAAGCTGCTACGACCCTTTATACGATTGGTAGTCGTAAAGATATCCCTGGCGTCCGCTCGTATGTTTCCGTTGATGGAGGAATGAGTGACAATTTACGACCGGCGCTTTATCAAGCGAAATACGAAGCCTGTTTGGCAAAACGCCCGACAGCACCTGCTGAAGAGGTCGTATCGATTGCTGGAAAATGTTGTGAAACTGGTGATATGCTCATTTGGGACGCATCATTGCCTAAAAGTGAAGCTGGGGATGTTTTAGCTGTGCCTAGTACAGGCGCATATGGATACGCTATGGCGAATCATTATAACCGTATCCCGCGACCTGCCGTAGTGTTTGTGGAAGGGGAAGAAGCGAAAGTCGTCATTCGCAGAGAAACGCTAGATGACCTTATCCGGCTTGACGAGCCTTGGACATCTGAGCAAAAGCACTCTGCAATATCTAATAAAAAGGAGATTAAAAGCATATGA
- a CDS encoding DUF309 domain-containing protein, translated as MNDLPEAYIEYLIHFHGTRDYFECHEILEDHWKEDPHRSAVWVGLIQLAVAQYHHRRKNFFGAQKLFKKAIDKLQYEAEPLQRLGIDRKKLLSLLHVLEEKAAMQADYVSVCLPFSEKKVETLCKSLCRQRNLFYGEPSNLHNEAIVHKHMRRTP; from the coding sequence ATGAATGATTTACCAGAGGCGTATATTGAATATTTAATCCATTTTCATGGCACTCGTGATTATTTTGAGTGTCATGAAATACTTGAAGATCATTGGAAAGAAGATCCGCATCGATCCGCTGTCTGGGTCGGGCTTATTCAATTGGCGGTTGCGCAATATCACCACCGTCGTAAAAATTTTTTTGGAGCACAGAAGCTATTTAAAAAAGCGATCGATAAACTTCAGTACGAAGCTGAACCATTGCAAAGACTTGGGATAGACCGTAAAAAGCTATTATCGTTGCTGCACGTGCTTGAAGAAAAGGCAGCGATGCAGGCGGATTACGTGAGTGTTTGTCTGCCGTTTTCAGAAAAAAAGGTTGAAACTCTCTGTAAGTCGCTCTGTCGTCAGCGAAACCTTTTTTATGGTGAGCCGAGCAATTTACACAACGAGGCCATCGTTCATAAACATATGCGACGAACGCCTTAA
- the resA gene encoding thiol-disulfide oxidoreductase ResA has translation MNARKKKRLVLRSSILLVMLVAVGYTLYSGIFDKPSIVRAGQVAPNFSLETLDGGRIELEELRGKGVIINFWGTYCEPCEREMPALEAGYNMYKDQGVEVLAVNVAETKIIVKDFVDRMGTTFPILMDNRSEIMKLYGVGQLPSTFMIDPTGEIVQHKIGEMSAEEIRGYMEAVKPNET, from the coding sequence ATGAACGCAAGAAAGAAAAAAAGGCTTGTGCTCCGGTCTTCAATCTTACTTGTAATGCTTGTTGCTGTTGGTTACACGCTTTATTCTGGCATTTTCGACAAGCCATCCATTGTTAGGGCGGGCCAGGTTGCACCCAACTTTTCTTTGGAAACGCTTGACGGAGGGCGTATTGAGCTGGAGGAATTGCGTGGAAAAGGGGTTATTATCAATTTCTGGGGTACGTATTGTGAGCCTTGTGAACGCGAAATGCCTGCTTTAGAGGCTGGTTACAACATGTATAAAGATCAAGGTGTTGAAGTGCTTGCAGTGAACGTTGCAGAAACGAAGATTATTGTCAAAGATTTTGTTGATAGGATGGGGACGACTTTTCCAATTTTAATGGACAACCGCTCTGAAATTATGAAGCTATATGGCGTTGGACAGCTCCCTTCTACTTTTATGATTGATCCAACCGGTGAAATCGTTCAGCACAAAATTGGCGAAATGAGTGCAGAAGAAATTCGTGGCTATATGGAAGCTGTAAAGCCAAATGAAACGTAG
- the scpB gene encoding SMC-Scp complex subunit ScpB — MTVEERAAIVEGMLFAAGNEGADRQMLANALECHEEVVAEALACLQERLDEEQRGVQLIEIAGVFQLTTRPEHFSYIERLSTIPENSTLSRAALETLAIIAYNQPITRPEIEDIRGVKCERAIQTLVQRELIEDRGRKEGSGRAILYGTTSAFLEHFGLKSIEGLPPLPFVEEESDAEEDKALFFDTLGDEQLS, encoded by the coding sequence ATGACGGTTGAAGAAAGAGCCGCTATCGTGGAAGGGATGTTATTTGCTGCAGGAAATGAAGGTGCTGACCGCCAGATGCTGGCAAATGCCTTGGAGTGTCATGAAGAAGTCGTCGCTGAGGCACTCGCATGCTTACAGGAGCGGCTAGATGAAGAGCAGCGAGGTGTGCAGTTAATTGAAATCGCCGGTGTATTTCAGTTAACGACACGACCTGAGCATTTTTCTTATATTGAACGGTTGAGCACAATCCCCGAGAACTCGACTTTATCTCGTGCTGCCCTTGAGACCTTGGCCATCATCGCCTATAATCAGCCGATCACACGCCCTGAAATTGAAGACATCCGTGGTGTTAAATGTGAACGAGCGATTCAGACACTCGTGCAGCGAGAATTAATTGAAGATCGCGGGCGAAAGGAAGGGAGTGGTCGTGCCATTTTATACGGCACGACGTCAGCCTTTTTGGAGCATTTCGGTTTAAAATCAATTGAAGGCTTGCCTCCGTTGCCTTTTGTTGAGGAAGAATCGGACGCAGAAGAAGATAAAGCCCTCTTTTTTGATACCCTAGGTGATGAACAGCTTTCTTAG
- a CDS encoding pseudouridine synthase, with protein MERLQKVIAQAGIASRRKAEELIVQGKVKVNDELVQTLGTKVSANDKVEVEGVPLEREEPVYFMLYKPRGVITAVADDKGRKVVTDFFVEVPQRIYPIGRLDYQTSGLLLLTNDGAFANAMMHPKHTVDKTYVAKVEGLVKKGDLNEFKKGVELEDGKTAPAKAKVISRDTAKKTSIVELTIHEGKNRQVRRMFEALGFKVLKLKRERYAFLTLQGLNAGEYRELTPHEVKQLRQLAVT; from the coding sequence ATGGAACGATTACAAAAAGTGATAGCACAGGCAGGCATCGCTTCTCGGCGAAAGGCGGAAGAACTCATTGTTCAAGGGAAGGTAAAGGTCAATGACGAACTTGTTCAAACGCTCGGGACGAAAGTATCTGCCAATGATAAAGTTGAAGTTGAAGGTGTTCCTTTAGAAAGAGAAGAACCGGTATATTTTATGTTGTACAAGCCGCGTGGCGTCATTACAGCCGTCGCTGATGATAAAGGGCGAAAGGTTGTCACTGACTTTTTTGTTGAAGTACCACAACGTATTTATCCGATTGGGCGTCTCGACTATCAAACGTCTGGGCTTTTATTGCTGACGAATGATGGCGCATTTGCCAATGCAATGATGCATCCGAAGCATACAGTCGACAAAACGTACGTCGCTAAAGTTGAAGGGCTTGTCAAAAAAGGTGATCTCAACGAGTTCAAAAAAGGGGTCGAACTGGAAGACGGTAAAACAGCACCTGCAAAAGCGAAGGTCATTTCGCGAGATACAGCGAAAAAGACGTCAATTGTTGAGTTGACGATACATGAAGGAAAAAATCGTCAAGTCCGACGAATGTTTGAAGCGCTCGGATTTAAAGTATTGAAGCTGAAAAGAGAACGGTATGCGTTTTTAACACTTCAGGGCTTAAACGCCGGTGAGTATCGCGAACTTACACCCCATGAGGTCAAACAGCTTAGACAATTAGCTGTCACATAA
- a CDS encoding nucleotidyltransferase domain-containing protein: MSLERVKEYVLEHDINAEAVLVGGSYVTGGAVAGSDMDVVIIDDTIEHYCRESVNYEGIPLEIFKYNQSSLDMIMTTESFTGIPFMTRLTAESVILLQCKQTGSAIIQKAKKLLTEGPHPISTSEIDSRRYQITDLLQDFEVERPFHETVYILIELLSDVQELICREKACWSGKGKWAARALTEADPTFQKRLEETVAHYFKTSKKEQLVQCVDEKLACYGGRLFAGYIE, translated from the coding sequence ATGTCACTTGAACGGGTGAAGGAATATGTACTCGAGCATGATATAAATGCAGAGGCTGTTCTCGTCGGGGGGAGCTATGTCACGGGGGGAGCGGTTGCAGGCTCTGATATGGATGTAGTTATCATTGATGATACGATCGAACATTATTGTCGGGAAAGTGTCAATTATGAAGGGATACCGCTCGAAATATTTAAATATAACCAGTCGAGTCTCGATATGATCATGACGACTGAGTCGTTTACGGGCATTCCATTTATGACACGGTTGACCGCTGAGAGCGTGATTCTGCTGCAATGCAAACAAACGGGCAGTGCGATCATTCAAAAGGCAAAGAAGTTACTTACAGAGGGGCCACACCCTATATCAACGTCTGAAATCGATAGTCGGCGTTATCAGATTACCGATCTATTGCAAGATTTTGAAGTTGAGCGGCCATTTCATGAGACGGTCTATATTTTGATTGAGCTACTATCAGATGTTCAGGAGCTGATCTGTCGTGAAAAGGCATGTTGGTCAGGAAAAGGGAAATGGGCTGCTCGCGCATTGACAGAAGCCGATCCGACCTTTCAAAAACGACTGGAAGAAACGGTGGCACATTATTTTAAAACGTCTAAGAAAGAACAGCTCGTACAATGTGTGGACGAAAAGCTCGCATGTTATGGTGGCCGTTTATTTGCTGGGTATATTGAGTAA
- a CDS encoding peptidylprolyl isomerase, producing the protein MKQAVITMENGQKIKIKLFPEEAPITVENFETLIKKGFYDGLTFHRVIPGFVSQGGCPIGNGTGNAGHTIKCEAEQNVHKHVAGTLSMAHAGKDTGSCQFFIVHEPQPHLDGVHTVFGQVTEGLDVAVAMKMVIA; encoded by the coding sequence ATGAAACAGGCAGTTATTACAATGGAGAATGGTCAAAAAATAAAAATTAAACTCTTTCCAGAGGAAGCACCCATCACAGTAGAAAACTTTGAAACTTTGATTAAAAAAGGTTTTTATGATGGTTTGACTTTTCATCGTGTCATTCCCGGCTTCGTTTCTCAAGGTGGTTGCCCGATCGGCAATGGAACTGGGAATGCGGGACATACGATCAAATGTGAGGCAGAGCAAAACGTGCACAAACATGTCGCTGGGACATTGTCGATGGCGCATGCGGGCAAAGATACAGGAAGCTGTCAGTTCTTTATCGTGCATGAACCACAGCCTCACCTAGACGGTGTCCATACTGTGTTTGGTCAGGTGACCGAAGGATTAGACGTTGCGGTGGCGATGAAAATGGTGATCGCATGA
- a CDS encoding segregation and condensation protein A, with product MSYQVKLENFEGPLDLLLHLTQQLEIDIYHIPVHEITDQYMMYIRDMKQIELNVASEYLVMAATLLELKSKMLLPTQEDESLEDWEEAFEDEGDPAVELAEKLLMYKRYKEAASRLRESELEQSRLFSRPCHSLPAQKIEPGDALQNVSLFDLTDCLLQLKNRSKEKVWPKRSVERDETPIRDRMDEVVKRLGGRQLSFIELIGDNSQPKQVVVTFLAVLELLKMKKIGYEQGSNFSSIELYLTDEASSVTNEVVRNDG from the coding sequence TTGTCGTATCAGGTAAAGCTCGAAAATTTTGAAGGGCCGCTGGACTTATTGCTTCATTTAACCCAGCAGCTTGAAATTGATATTTATCATATTCCCGTTCATGAAATTACCGACCAATATATGATGTATATCCGAGATATGAAGCAAATTGAACTCAACGTGGCCAGTGAATATCTCGTGATGGCGGCGACTTTATTAGAGTTAAAAAGTAAAATGCTACTGCCAACACAAGAGGACGAGTCGCTTGAAGATTGGGAGGAAGCGTTTGAAGATGAAGGAGATCCAGCTGTAGAGCTAGCGGAAAAACTCCTGATGTATAAAAGGTATAAGGAAGCAGCGTCGCGCCTTAGAGAAAGCGAACTGGAACAGAGCCGGCTTTTTTCGAGACCATGTCATTCCTTGCCTGCACAAAAGATTGAACCGGGTGATGCGTTGCAAAACGTCTCTTTGTTCGATTTAACAGATTGCTTATTACAGCTTAAAAACCGATCAAAAGAGAAAGTATGGCCGAAGCGATCTGTCGAAAGAGATGAGACGCCGATTCGAGATCGAATGGATGAAGTAGTCAAACGATTGGGTGGGCGTCAGCTCAGTTTTATCGAGCTCATCGGTGACAACAGCCAACCGAAACAAGTGGTTGTTACCTTTCTTGCTGTGTTAGAACTATTGAAAATGAAAAAAATTGGATATGAGCAAGGAAGTAATTTTTCATCCATTGAGCTATATTTAACTGATGAAGCGTCGTCAGTAACGAATGAGGTGGTTAGAAATGACGGTTGA
- a CDS encoding nucleoside recognition domain-containing protein: MVNYIWMFLTVIGIVYAASTGQMEAVNEAVFDGAQQAVVLAMGLISVLVFWLGLMRIAQEAGLLEKVTAIFRPVMKRLFPEIPSDHPALGYILSNMTANLFGLGNAATPLGIKAMEEMKQLNGGLPEASRSMITFLAINTSSVTLIPTTVISIRMTYQSNNPTEIVGVTFMATLISFIGAIMIDRYFAYRRQRR; encoded by the coding sequence ATGGTTAATTATATATGGATGTTTTTAACGGTCATCGGTATTGTTTATGCCGCTTCTACAGGTCAGATGGAGGCGGTGAACGAAGCCGTGTTTGATGGCGCGCAGCAAGCAGTTGTGCTCGCGATGGGGCTCATCTCCGTCCTCGTCTTTTGGCTTGGCTTAATGCGGATTGCACAAGAGGCTGGGCTGCTTGAGAAGGTGACGGCCATTTTTCGTCCTGTGATGAAACGTCTTTTTCCTGAAATTCCTTCAGACCACCCTGCACTTGGATATATACTCTCAAATATGACGGCAAACTTATTCGGTTTAGGCAATGCGGCAACACCCTTAGGTATTAAAGCAATGGAAGAAATGAAGCAGCTGAATGGCGGATTACCAGAGGCGAGCCGTTCGATGATCACCTTCTTAGCGATTAATACGTCAAGCGTTACATTGATCCCAACAACGGTCATCTCGATCCGCATGACCTATCAATCTAATAACCCAACTGAGATCGTCGGTGTCACCTTTATGGCGACCCTAATCTCATTTATCGGCGCAATTATGATTGATCGTTATTTTGCGTATCGTCGACAACGGAGGTAG
- the ribD gene encoding bifunctional diaminohydroxyphosphoribosylaminopyrimidine deaminase/5-amino-6-(5-phosphoribosylamino)uracil reductase RibD, whose translation MTDEHYMNMALQLARQARGQVSPNPLVGAVLVKEGKIIGTGAHLRAGGAHAEVHALRAAGDACGATMYVTLEPCSHFGRTPPCSDALIQHQVKRVVIACTDPNPEVAGRGIEKLNEAGIDVTLGVLEDEARELNRIFFHHIRYQRPFITLKFAASLDGKIATSEGESQWITSSHARYDGWKERHDHDGIVVGIGTILADDPSLTARIPGGRHPERIILDTHLQLPLDAKVVIDQMAPTWVITSEEAPIAREKALKNRGVRVIRSHPRKLHDWLHILWQHHICSVYVEGGSEVLASFLQEKQFQRVVAYFAPTLIGGANAPSAFGGRGIPSLSETPALSVHSVDTLGSDIKVVLYRGGV comes from the coding sequence ATGACGGATGAGCATTATATGAATATGGCGTTACAGCTGGCTCGTCAAGCACGTGGGCAAGTATCGCCCAATCCGCTTGTGGGCGCGGTTTTAGTCAAAGAAGGCAAAATCATTGGAACTGGCGCTCACTTACGAGCCGGGGGCGCGCACGCAGAGGTTCATGCACTAAGAGCTGCTGGAGATGCTTGCGGCGCGACGATGTATGTCACACTCGAGCCATGTAGTCACTTTGGTCGCACACCTCCGTGTAGTGACGCCTTAATTCAACATCAAGTCAAACGTGTCGTCATCGCCTGTACAGATCCTAACCCTGAGGTTGCTGGGCGTGGCATCGAAAAGCTAAATGAGGCCGGTATTGATGTGACGCTAGGTGTGTTGGAGGACGAAGCGCGCGAGCTTAATCGCATATTTTTTCATCATATACGCTATCAACGTCCATTTATTACGTTGAAATTTGCGGCCAGCCTTGACGGAAAAATAGCGACAAGCGAAGGAGAGAGCCAGTGGATTACGTCTTCTCATGCACGTTATGACGGTTGGAAAGAGCGTCACGATCATGATGGTATCGTCGTTGGTATAGGCACCATTCTCGCAGACGACCCATCGCTGACTGCTCGCATCCCTGGAGGACGACATCCAGAGCGTATTATCCTTGACACGCATTTGCAGCTCCCTTTAGACGCCAAAGTCGTCATCGATCAAATGGCCCCGACGTGGGTTATTACATCTGAAGAAGCCCCTATAGCACGAGAAAAAGCGCTTAAAAACAGAGGTGTGCGCGTCATTCGCAGTCACCCAAGAAAATTACACGACTGGCTCCATATCCTTTGGCAGCATCACATTTGCTCAGTGTACGTCGAAGGTGGATCAGAAGTGCTCGCTAGCTTTTTGCAAGAAAAACAATTTCAACGTGTCGTCGCCTACTTTGCGCCTACGTTAATTGGAGGCGCGAACGCTCCTTCTGCTTTTGGAGGAAGGGGCATTCCATCCCTATCTGAAACCCCCGCCCTATCGGTTCATTCTGTGGATACCTTAGGATCAGATATCAAAGTGGTTTTATACAGAGGAGGCGTGTAA
- a CDS encoding YjcZ family sporulation protein — protein sequence MSGYGYGYGKGFALIVVLFILLVIVGAAWL from the coding sequence ATGAGCGGATACGGATATGGATATGGTAAAGGCTTTGCGTTGATCGTAGTGCTTTTCATTCTATTGGTCATTGTAGGTGCAGCTTGGCTGTAA
- the ribE gene encoding riboflavin synthase has protein sequence MFTGIVEEIGIVKELFADKDEYGLILQVRKICNDIQLGDSVAVNGVCLTVRAIHEKTVTLDVMPETLRATTLDSFKEGTLVNVERSLRADGRFGGHFVSGHVDGTGRVLAVEKDQNALNLHIELTQDLSRYVVMKGSVAVDGTSLTVFGIQNQILHISLIPHTSEQTILGRKQPDDFVNIEVDLLMKYVEQLHHSDQSTRVHA, from the coding sequence TTGTTTACAGGAATTGTTGAAGAAATCGGAATCGTAAAAGAGCTGTTCGCAGACAAAGATGAGTATGGGCTTATTCTTCAGGTGCGCAAGATTTGTAATGATATTCAGCTTGGCGACAGTGTCGCCGTCAATGGCGTCTGTTTGACTGTACGGGCAATACACGAAAAAACAGTTACGCTCGATGTAATGCCAGAAACACTACGAGCAACGACGTTAGACTCTTTTAAGGAAGGTACGCTCGTTAATGTCGAACGATCTTTACGGGCTGATGGTCGATTTGGCGGTCATTTTGTCAGTGGTCATGTCGATGGGACAGGCCGTGTGCTTGCTGTTGAGAAAGATCAAAATGCTCTTAATCTGCATATTGAGCTTACGCAAGACCTTTCGCGTTATGTGGTTATGAAGGGATCAGTGGCCGTCGACGGCACAAGTCTTACAGTTTTCGGGATTCAGAATCAAATTTTGCATATTTCGTTAATCCCACACACGTCGGAGCAGACGATTCTCGGTCGGAAGCAGCCTGATGATTTCGTCAATATAGAAGTTGATTTACTTATGAAGTACGTCGAACAACTTCATCATTCTGATCAAAGCACCAGAGTTCATGCATAA
- the ribH gene encoding 6,7-dimethyl-8-ribityllumazine synthase has translation MTRTLEGHLQGQGKKMTIIVSRFNSLITESLLEGAKDGLKRHGVVDNDITLVRVPGAFELPVVAKQLAEAGQYDAIIALGCVIRGATPHFEYVCNEAAKGLSHVALNTGVPVIFGVLTTDTIEQAMERAGIKAGNKGYDAAVSAVEMANLTDLL, from the coding sequence ATGACTCGCACATTGGAAGGTCATTTACAAGGTCAAGGTAAAAAAATGACCATCATTGTATCTCGTTTTAATTCACTCATTACGGAATCGTTGTTAGAAGGTGCGAAGGATGGTTTGAAAAGGCACGGTGTAGTAGACAATGATATCACGCTCGTTCGTGTTCCTGGTGCTTTTGAATTACCGGTTGTAGCTAAACAGCTCGCTGAAGCTGGACAGTATGACGCCATCATTGCTTTAGGGTGTGTCATTCGTGGCGCAACACCGCATTTTGAATACGTGTGCAATGAAGCCGCAAAAGGGCTATCTCATGTCGCTTTAAATACGGGAGTTCCTGTTATTTTTGGCGTACTTACAACAGATACGATCGAACAAGCGATGGAACGAGCGGGAATAAAAGCCGGAAATAAAGGCTATGATGCTGCTGTGAGCGCAGTAGAGATGGCTAATCTCACCGACCTCCTGTAG
- a CDS encoding D-alanyl-D-alanine carboxypeptidase family protein → MKRLRKYIVAVLVFVTITAPAHAQKEDTSPPPGVSASAAVLMDLSSKRVLYDKNMHEQRRIASITKIMTALLAIESGSWEDTVTISDRAVRQEGSSLYLRAGDKVKLKDLVYGLMLRSGNDAAVAIAEHVGGSLEGFVFMMNERARLLGMENTSFSNPHGLDMDDAHYSSAYDMGLLTREAMKNDLYRQVQSTSVYRSSDQRYVWKNKNKLLTALYDSSTGGKTGFTKKAGRTLVSTAEKSGEKLLVVTLNAPSDWTDHQALFEWGFTNYDWYVLFDEGQSIKTAGGTEGSKYHATSPYELPLANDETGDVSLHLRGETQDVGYAEVIVGEAMVDLIEVERETPLKKKTFFERWLPFLQQAYGGDADG, encoded by the coding sequence ATGAAAAGGTTACGGAAATATATCGTTGCTGTATTAGTGTTTGTCACAATCACTGCCCCTGCACACGCTCAAAAAGAAGACACCTCTCCGCCACCGGGTGTTTCAGCATCGGCAGCTGTATTAATGGATTTGTCAAGCAAGCGCGTATTGTATGACAAAAACATGCATGAGCAAAGACGGATTGCTAGCATTACGAAGATCATGACGGCGTTGTTGGCGATCGAGTCCGGTTCATGGGAGGATACCGTAACGATAAGTGATCGTGCGGTGAGACAGGAAGGCTCGTCACTTTATTTACGCGCAGGAGATAAGGTGAAGTTAAAAGACCTCGTTTATGGGTTAATGCTACGCTCCGGCAATGATGCTGCCGTGGCAATCGCTGAGCACGTCGGGGGAAGTCTAGAAGGATTCGTTTTTATGATGAACGAACGAGCTCGCCTTCTTGGCATGGAAAACACGTCATTTAGTAATCCGCATGGTTTAGATATGGATGACGCCCACTATTCATCCGCGTATGATATGGGGTTATTAACGCGGGAAGCTATGAAAAATGACCTGTATCGCCAAGTGCAAAGTACGTCGGTCTATCGCTCCTCGGATCAACGATATGTCTGGAAAAATAAAAACAAACTGCTGACCGCATTATACGACTCATCAACTGGGGGAAAAACAGGGTTTACGAAGAAGGCGGGCAGAACCCTCGTTTCTACAGCGGAAAAATCAGGGGAGAAGCTTCTCGTCGTGACGTTAAATGCGCCTTCAGATTGGACAGACCATCAAGCGCTCTTTGAATGGGGATTTACGAATTATGATTGGTATGTCTTGTTTGACGAAGGTCAATCAATTAAAACCGCCGGAGGGACTGAGGGCTCAAAGTACCACGCCACGTCTCCATATGAGCTCCCTTTAGCCAATGATGAAACCGGTGATGTTTCCCTTCATTTACGAGGAGAAACGCAAGATGTTGGATACGCTGAAGTCATCGTAGGCGAGGCAATGGTTGACTTAATTGAAGTGGAGCGAGAAACTCCACTAAAGAAAAAGACATTTTTTGAAAGATGGCTTCCTTTCCTCCAGCAAGCGTATGGAGGAGATGCTGATGGTTAA
- a CDS encoding GNAT family N-acetyltransferase produces the protein MLVKYKKNYEKIAMGLLSFMPGEKDLKKLMSTIREYEDNDLWQLFLWKEGEDMVGIIGVRLNPDRGEAELQHISVNPSFRNQGLGQRLVRELKSLFSNRYTLLPNEETTEFFSRCIESES, from the coding sequence ATGTTAGTAAAGTATAAAAAGAATTATGAAAAAATAGCGATGGGACTTTTGTCGTTCATGCCCGGAGAAAAAGATTTAAAAAAATTGATGTCAACGATTCGCGAATACGAAGACAACGATTTATGGCAACTGTTTCTCTGGAAGGAAGGCGAAGACATGGTTGGCATTATCGGGGTGCGACTGAATCCTGATCGAGGAGAGGCGGAATTACAGCATATTTCTGTAAACCCTTCCTTCCGTAACCAAGGATTAGGCCAACGACTCGTGCGTGAGTTAAAATCGCTTTTCTCCAACCGGTATACATTACTGCCGAATGAAGAAACGACCGAATTTTTTTCAAGATGTATTGAATCTGAATCTTAA